The stretch of DNA CCCCGGCTACCTCGCCATGGACCCCACCGACAAGTTCACCGCGCGCGTGGTCACGCTCCCCACCCGCGCCGACGTCCCGCTCATCGTCGACGAGGCCGCGGTGGTCGAGTTCTACGCCCGCTGACCCGCGCCCGGCCCGCCGGATGCTCGTCCACCGCCCGCCCCCTCGCCGGGGGCGGGCGGTGCGCTTTCCGGGCCGACAACTCCGGCGCGGCCTCGGGCGTCTCAACGAAGGCCGCACGGCGGGACGGGTGCGATCCGGCGCGGCGCGGGGGGCTACAGCCCTCCGCGCCGCCTTCGCCGTCCATCGGCTGGGGCCACTGGGCACTGGGCACTGGGCACTGACGCGAGGAGGCAGGATGAGGGGGAAGAACGTGGCGGGCGCGGCGCTCGCGCTGGGCGCCGGCCTGGCGATCGGCGGGGCGGCGCGCGGCGCCGGGGCGCCCCCGGCCCGGGCGCAGGCGGGGTTCGCGCAGGAGGAGCAGGTGGTGATCCGGGTGGCGCGGCAGGCCTCGCCCGCGGTGGTGGGGATCGCGCGGCCCGAGGCCTCCGGCTCGGGCGTCGTCATCCGCCGCGACGGGGTGATCGTCACCAACGCGCACGTGGTGGGCGACTTCCGCGAGGTCGAGGTGACGCTCGCCAACGGGCGCACCCTCACCGGCCGGGTGCTGGGGCGCGACCCCACGGTGGACATCGCCGTGGTGCGCGTGCCCGGGGGCGACCTCCCCGCCGCGCCGCTCGGCGACTCCGACCGGCTGGAGCCGGGGCAGGTGGCCATCGCCATCGGCAACCCGCTGGGGCTGGAGCGCACGGTCACCACGGGCGTGGTCTCGGCGGTGAACCGCAACCCGCGCGGCCTGGAGCTGGCGGGGCTCATCCAGACCGACGCGGCCATCAACCCCGGCAACTCCGGGGGGCCGCTGCTGGACTCGCGCGGCCAGGTGATCGGCATCAACACCGCCGTCCTGCGCGACCCCGAGACGTACGGCGTGGCGCCGGGGCTGGGCTTCGCCGTCCCCATCAACCTGGCCAACGACGTGGTCCGGCAGGTGCTGGCCACCGGCAGCGTGCGCCGCGCCTTCCTGGGAGTC from Longimicrobium sp. encodes:
- a CDS encoding trypsin-like peptidase domain-containing protein; this translates as MRGKNVAGAALALGAGLAIGGAARGAGAPPARAQAGFAQEEQVVIRVARQASPAVVGIARPEASGSGVVIRRDGVIVTNAHVVGDFREVEVTLANGRTLTGRVLGRDPTVDIAVVRVPGGDLPAAPLGDSDRLEPGQVAIAIGNPLGLERTVTTGVVSAVNRNPRGLELAGLIQTDAAINPGNSGGPLLDSRGQVIGINTAVLRDPETYGVAPGLGFAVPINLANDVVRQVLATGSVRRAFLGVNFADVEREMAAQFGLPVQEGVIVTRVGRGTPAAQAGVRVGDIITRIGDTPVARGGDLRRALRGLSPGSSTVLSILRPDGARRVTVRLGEVRS